The window TGTTTCATACACTTACCCAATCTTTGATTTCATATAATTCGGCCAGCGCCGCCACTGAAGCGGGCACGCCGCGAAAACCGACCGCAGCGGGCTTGAGGCGCAAGGCGGTGAGCAACAGCGACACACAGGCGGAATCAGCCTGAGTAACGCCCGACAAATCCAGTGTGTGCACCTCATGGGCGCGGCATTGCTGTTCAAAGCGGGCATAATTGGCCGAAGCCACTGTTTTCACGGTAACCTCGCCGCTCAAATACAAAACGCCGTTGCGGCTTTCGCTGTTCATGGCTTATTTGCCGCCGTTGTTTTTGGTTTTCAATTCGGCGATCAAACCATCGATGCCTTTGCTTTTGATGGTTTCGCCAAACTGGTTGCGGTATACGGTAACCAGGCTGGCGCCCTCTACCGCCACATTATAAACGCGGTAGCGGCTGCCCGATTGATAGGTGGTGAAATCCATGTTGACCGGCTTGCCGCCGGGCTGAGCCACTTCGGCACGCACGATGATTTCTTTGCCGCCGCGGTTGACAACGGGGTTGTCTTTAACATTGACGCGGGCGTTTTTGAATTTCAGCATGGTGCCCGAATAAGTGCGGATCAGCAGGGTTTGAAATTCTTTGGTCAGCGCCTGTTTTTGCGCGGCGCTGGCTTCGCGCCAGGGGTTGCCGACTGCCAGCGCGGTCATACGCTGAAAATCAAAATACGGCAAGGCATAACTTTCAGCCTGGCGGCGCACGGTGGCATCATTGCTGCCGTTGGCTTTTTGCAGGATATTCAGCACCTGGGTGGCATTGCTGCGCACTTGGTTGACGGCATCGGCAGGGGCGGCCACAGCCAGGCCGATGCTCAATACGCCGATGCTCAATGCGCTGATCAGTGAAGATTTTTTCATCGTAGTCTTTCCTTGATATTGTTTTGATAGAATGATGCGGTTGTGTTTATTCGGCCGCAGGCGTTTCGGCGGGCGAATCGCTGCTGCTTTTCTCGGCAAAGCTGGTCATCAGACGGCCGATTAGGTTTTCCAGCACCATGGCGGAGCTGGTGATGGTGATGGTGTCGCCTGCCGCCAGATTTTCCTCATCGCCGCCCTGCTGCAAGCCGATATATTGCTCGCCCAAGAGGCCCGACGTTAAAATCTGCGCCGACACATCGCTGCTGAACTGGTATTCGCTGTCGATGTTCAGGCTGACTTTGGCCTGATAGTTTTGCGGGTCGAGTTGGATGCTGCCGACACGCCCCACCAATACGCCGGAGGTTTTCACCGGCGCTTTTACTTTCAAGCCGCCGATATCGGTAAATTCGGCATACACGGTATAGGTTTTGCCGGAGCCGCCCACGTTGCCGCCGCCGGCCACGCGAAACGCCAGAAAGCCGATGGCCGCCACGCCCAACAGCACAAACAAACCTACCCAAAATTCTAAAACACTTTTTTTCATCGTTTTACTCGGTAAACATCAATGCAGTTAAAATAAAATCAATCGCCAACACGGTTAATGCGCTCGACACCACCGTGCGGGTGCTGGCCCGTAAAATACCTTCCGACGTGGGCACGCAGTGAAAGCCCTGATACACGGCAATCAGCGTGACGGCGACACCGAAACACACCGATTTGATCAAGCCGTTGAACACATCATAGCCGAAGGCAATATTGTTTTGCATCTGCGTCCAGAAAATACCGCCGTCGAGCCCCAGCCATTGCACGCCGACCAAATAGGCGCCGTAAATACCGGCGACATTGAAAATCGAAGCCAAAAAGGGCATGGAAACCACACCCGCCCAAAAACGGGGCACCACCACACGCGCCACCGGGTTGACCGCCATCACATTCATGGCCTCAAGCTGCTCGGTGGTTTTCATCAGGCCGATTTCGCTGGTCATGGCGCCGCCGGCGCTGCTGGCAAACAAAATGGCTGCCAACACCGGCCCCAACTCGCGCAGCAGGCTGGCCGCCACCATATAGCCCAAAATATCGGCCGATTTGAATTTTGCCAACTGGGTGTAGCCTTGCAAGCCCAACACCATGCCCACAAACAGGCCGGACACGGCGATAATCAGCACCGACAATACGCCCGCAAAATAAATCTGGCGCACCGAAAGGCGCACCCTTTTCAGCGCCGTGCCCGACTTGGCCAGGATTTGGAGCAGAAACAGGCAGATGCTGCCCAGCTCGCGGATAAAGTTGAGGGTTTTCGCCCCGATGGTTTGGATAAAATTCATATTCGCTTAAAAACGGTTGTTCTCTTTTCAGACGGCCTGGGCGCTTTATCAGCGGCAAAAGCAGCTGTCGAACGCATAATCAGAATGCCGCAGGCCGTCTGAAACTTATTGACTGCCCAATAAAGCCTGTTGCAGGCTGGTTTGCGCCGGATAACGGAAGGCCACCGGCCCGTTGGGCAGGCCGCCGACAAACTGTTGCACCCACGGCGAATCAAGCTCGCGCATTTGCTCGG of the Uruburuella testudinis genome contains:
- a CDS encoding STAS domain-containing protein, with product MNSESRNGVLYLSGEVTVKTVASANYARFEQQCRAHEVHTLDLSGVTQADSACVSLLLTALRLKPAAVGFRGVPASVAALAELYEIKDWVSV
- a CDS encoding MlaC/ttg2D family ABC transporter substrate-binding protein encodes the protein MKKSSLISALSIGVLSIGLAVAAPADAVNQVRSNATQVLNILQKANGSNDATVRRQAESYALPYFDFQRMTALAVGNPWREASAAQKQALTKEFQTLLIRTYSGTMLKFKNARVNVKDNPVVNRGGKEIIVRAEVAQPGGKPVNMDFTTYQSGSRYRVYNVAVEGASLVTVYRNQFGETIKSKGIDGLIAELKTKNNGGK
- the mlaD gene encoding outer membrane lipid asymmetry maintenance protein MlaD encodes the protein MKKSVLEFWVGLFVLLGVAAIGFLAFRVAGGGNVGGSGKTYTVYAEFTDIGGLKVKAPVKTSGVLVGRVGSIQLDPQNYQAKVSLNIDSEYQFSSDVSAQILTSGLLGEQYIGLQQGGDEENLAAGDTITITSSAMVLENLIGRLMTSFAEKSSSDSPAETPAAE
- the mlaE gene encoding lipid asymmetry maintenance ABC transporter permease subunit MlaE — translated: MNFIQTIGAKTLNFIRELGSICLFLLQILAKSGTALKRVRLSVRQIYFAGVLSVLIIAVSGLFVGMVLGLQGYTQLAKFKSADILGYMVAASLLRELGPVLAAILFASSAGGAMTSEIGLMKTTEQLEAMNVMAVNPVARVVVPRFWAGVVSMPFLASIFNVAGIYGAYLVGVQWLGLDGGIFWTQMQNNIAFGYDVFNGLIKSVCFGVAVTLIAVYQGFHCVPTSEGILRASTRTVVSSALTVLAIDFILTALMFTE